Proteins from a genomic interval of Acidobacteriota bacterium:
- a CDS encoding response regulator transcription factor codes for MSPEIRIVIADDHPVFRRGLHMVISSDPTLKVVGEASGGTEAVSIIRTTQPDVAVLDIDMPDKNGFDVVCEVQTLPSVPKIIFLTMHSDEALFNGALDLGIHGYLLKDSAVTDIINSIKVVASGQIFISSALSPFLVNRSRPADSPQEHKPTIQDLTPTERRVLRLIAEDKTSKEIADLLFISPRTVDNHRAHICQKLNLHGPNPLLKFVLTHKHELCSS; via the coding sequence ATGTCGCCAGAAATTCGCATTGTCATTGCTGATGACCATCCCGTTTTTCGTCGCGGGCTTCACATGGTAATTTCTTCTGACCCAACACTCAAAGTTGTTGGAGAAGCCTCTGGCGGGACGGAAGCTGTTTCCATCATCCGCACGACTCAACCTGATGTGGCGGTGCTTGACATTGATATGCCGGACAAAAACGGTTTTGACGTGGTCTGCGAAGTTCAAACCTTGCCTTCTGTACCCAAGATTATTTTTCTGACCATGCACTCTGACGAAGCGCTCTTCAATGGGGCCCTTGATCTGGGTATCCATGGGTATTTGCTTAAAGACAGTGCTGTGACCGATATCATCAATAGTATCAAAGTGGTCGCCAGTGGACAGATCTTCATTAGTTCTGCGTTGTCTCCGTTCCTGGTCAACCGGAGCCGTCCTGCGGACTCGCCCCAGGAGCACAAACCAACGATTCAAGATCTGACACCCACTGAGCGACGGGTGCTGCGGCTGATTGCCGAAGACAAAACCTCAAAGGAAATTGCCGATTTGTTGTTTATTAGTCCTCGTACCGTTGACAATCATCGGGCTCACATTTGCCAGAAGCTCAACCTTCATGGTCCCAATCCCCTTCTGAAATTTGTCCTCACCCACAAACACGAGCTTTGTTCCAGCTAA
- a CDS encoding response regulator transcription factor yields the protein MPPEIRVIIADDHPVFRRGLQMVIASDPMLNVVGEASGGDEAVSIIQTLHPDVAVLDIDMPDKNGFDVVRSVQILPSVPKIVFLTMHQDEALFNGAFDLGVQGYLLKDSAVTDIIKSIKAVAAGEHFISPSLSTFLVNRSRRGVSLLERKPTIEDLTMAERRVLRLIAEDKTSKEIADMLCISLRTVENHRAHICQKLNLHGTNALLKFTLAHKQELCSG from the coding sequence ATGCCGCCAGAAATTCGCGTTATCATTGCCGACGATCATCCAGTTTTTCGCCGTGGCCTGCAGATGGTGATTGCTTCTGACCCGATGCTCAACGTGGTCGGAGAAGCCTCAGGCGGTGACGAAGCCGTCTCCATCATCCAGACCCTCCATCCCGACGTGGCCGTGCTTGATATTGATATGCCTGACAAAAATGGCTTTGATGTGGTTCGCAGTGTGCAAATACTGCCGTCCGTTCCAAAGATCGTTTTTCTGACAATGCACCAGGATGAAGCGCTCTTCAACGGCGCCTTTGACCTCGGGGTGCAGGGGTATCTGCTCAAAGACAGTGCTGTGACCGATATTATCAAGAGCATCAAGGCGGTGGCTGCCGGAGAGCATTTCATCAGCCCTTCGTTATCAACCTTCCTGGTCAATCGAAGCCGACGTGGTGTTTCACTGCTGGAGCGTAAACCAACGATTGAAGACCTCACTATGGCTGAGCGGCGCGTCCTGCGACTGATCGCTGAAGACAAAACCTCGAAGGAAATTGCCGATATGCTGTGTATCAGCCTGCGGACCGTTGAGAATCACCGCGCCCATATTTGCCAGAAACTCAATCTTCATGGCACCAACGCCCTCCTCAAGTTTACCCTCGCCCACAAACAAGAGTTATGCTCAGGCTAG
- a CDS encoding carbonic anhydrase family protein: MKSNTTLKVWGRLGIAVVVISGLVTAGTIAQATGPVAQDAAARSTEFSYSGGKGPGYWGELDPAWEDCEGNARQSPINIEQSTPDANLGPLALNLHETEINLINNGHTIEQEYEPGSTLMFEGVVYELLQFHFHTLSEHAIDGKRGEMELHAVFRNQETGNLAVIGQIYKLGKENEFLKAFEQMLPRHEGEHNTSETKINVEEAFKDGPGYFTYLGSLTTPPCSPIVNWIVLKKRATMSEAQLEMFNSILGNNFRPVQPLNGRTVRESR, encoded by the coding sequence ATGAAGAGCAACACTACATTGAAAGTATGGGGACGTCTTGGAATCGCCGTTGTGGTTATAAGTGGGTTGGTAACTGCCGGAACTATCGCACAGGCCACCGGCCCGGTGGCTCAGGACGCCGCCGCGCGATCAACCGAGTTTTCGTACTCGGGCGGCAAAGGGCCAGGGTATTGGGGTGAACTCGACCCAGCCTGGGAAGATTGCGAAGGGAATGCACGCCAATCCCCGATCAACATTGAGCAGTCTACGCCCGATGCGAACCTGGGGCCGCTGGCGCTCAATCTCCATGAAACCGAAATCAACTTGATCAATAACGGGCATACAATTGAGCAAGAGTATGAACCGGGAAGCACGCTTATGTTTGAGGGGGTGGTGTATGAACTGCTCCAATTTCATTTCCATACATTGTCCGAACATGCCATTGATGGAAAACGAGGTGAGATGGAACTCCATGCGGTTTTCAGGAATCAGGAAACCGGCAATCTCGCCGTCATCGGGCAGATCTATAAGCTGGGGAAAGAAAATGAGTTCCTGAAGGCATTTGAACAGATGTTGCCCCGGCATGAAGGTGAACACAACACCTCTGAGACAAAGATCAATGTGGAAGAAGCATTCAAGGATGGACCAGGGTATTTCACCTATCTTGGTTCGTTGACGACACCTCCCTGCTCACCGATTGTGAATTGGATTGTGCTCAAAAAGCGAGCGACGATGTCCGAAGCACAGCTCGAGATGTTTAACTCGATTCTGGGGAATAACTTCCGACCGGTTCAACCACTCAACGGTCGCACCGTGCGTGAGTCTCGATAA
- a CDS encoding CHAT domain-containing protein, producing MISFARLPVVLAQSFPDPVPEALQAGFRVEKQMRGGETHSYPLELPVGHYLKLVVEQKGIDVEVILLGPDGAVVRQIDSPNGTQGPERLSWVSATAGVYQLKIVSPTKDTPAGTYELKILSLGPASTLDVQTHEVEALLQKVSTANQAGKYDEAIALATRALTQAEAAFGPEHLLVAEAVNYLGVFAYRKNEFPKAEALYQRALTIREKLTGPESEQVAESLSNLALVSYKIGEYPKSEPLYQKSLAIKEKLFGADHPLVAVSLHNFGILYRAWGDYPKAEAILLRALAMKERFFGKEHREAALTMNELALVYQQTASYRQAELLQKRVLELNEKALGPNHPSVALALNNLGLTYAHLGEYTQAEVLYRRALTIREKAFGPDHPGVALILGNLGGLAHDRTDYGKAEELFHQTLVIEEKVYGVDHPFVLNTLNNLASASLNQKKYDQAEALYLRILAAREKGLGPDHPDVAWVLASLAVVYDQQGLYDKAEMFLRRALSIREKVFEADHPDIAQSYYHLGRLYKDKGDLKQAENYYQQALGMQEKSLGPTHPQLMDTLEDLSRVSQATNNLNQVLSYKIRTHEIIELDWRRNLLSGSERQKLLYVNKTLVHFERLIDLQVQSLPQHLPALRAAMLAVLRRKGRVLDAMTLSREHLRARATPADQHLLDQLIAAKTQLSNLALKGPGKEGNDVHRAKLKELADQIDQLEAQVSLLSFEFRAQFEPITIEAVQAALPKEAVLVEFLTYRPANLKLREYEPARYIAYILTPKGDPKWVDLGDAAVIDELVMKFRSALSDRSQKGIARFVPLSQKLYQMVFNPVVKLAGQPQRFFLSPDGMLNVLPFAALMNHRQKYVVEQFKLTYLTSGRDLLHLKIKVPSQTPPLLVVDPDYAHGPGPQLLGVTYPPLVRLPGTAREGKRVQQYFKNTQLKSGTDATEQALKAVDRPLLLHIATHGSFLSDVAPPTVEPESQRNLTPVGSGLDMDQVRNTHSLLRSYLFFAGANAPSTSDNDGTLTALEAANLNLWGTRLVVLSACDTGVGDVKTGEGVYGLRRALVLAGSESQMMSLWPVSDQGTQVLMTEYYRRLKASEGRSDALQNTQLWMLKNPRWKHPFYWASFIQSGEWKPLSE from the coding sequence GTGATCTCTTTCGCAAGACTGCCGGTGGTGCTGGCCCAGTCATTCCCTGACCCGGTTCCTGAAGCCTTACAAGCCGGTTTCAGAGTTGAAAAACAGATGCGAGGTGGCGAAACCCACTCGTACCCGCTTGAACTCCCTGTCGGGCACTACCTGAAACTGGTCGTCGAACAAAAAGGGATTGATGTCGAAGTTATTCTGCTTGGTCCAGATGGTGCTGTGGTGCGCCAGATTGACAGCCCCAATGGCACGCAGGGGCCGGAACGTCTGTCCTGGGTGAGTGCGACGGCGGGTGTGTATCAACTCAAGATTGTTTCCCCGACCAAAGATACGCCGGCTGGAACCTATGAGCTGAAAATTCTTTCGCTTGGGCCGGCCTCCACGCTGGATGTGCAAACCCACGAGGTGGAAGCGCTTCTCCAAAAAGTCAGCACCGCCAATCAAGCCGGGAAGTACGACGAAGCTATCGCCCTGGCTACCAGGGCATTGACCCAAGCCGAAGCCGCATTTGGCCCGGAACATCTCCTGGTGGCCGAAGCCGTGAATTACCTGGGGGTGTTTGCGTATCGGAAAAATGAGTTTCCCAAAGCCGAAGCCTTGTACCAGCGAGCATTGACCATTCGGGAAAAGCTGACTGGGCCTGAATCAGAACAGGTGGCTGAAAGTTTATCGAATCTGGCGCTGGTCTCTTACAAAATCGGTGAGTACCCCAAATCAGAACCGCTGTATCAAAAATCACTGGCCATCAAGGAAAAACTGTTTGGGGCTGACCATCCACTGGTAGCGGTGTCGCTGCACAACTTCGGTATTTTGTACCGAGCCTGGGGCGATTACCCCAAAGCGGAAGCAATTTTATTGCGGGCGTTGGCAATGAAAGAGCGCTTTTTTGGAAAGGAGCACCGTGAAGCCGCACTCACGATGAACGAACTAGCCCTGGTCTATCAGCAAACGGCCAGCTATCGTCAGGCTGAGCTCTTGCAAAAACGGGTTCTTGAACTGAATGAAAAAGCACTGGGGCCAAATCATCCTTCGGTAGCGCTGGCACTCAACAATCTCGGATTGACCTATGCCCACCTCGGCGAATATACCCAGGCTGAAGTTTTGTACCGGCGGGCGCTCACCATTCGTGAAAAAGCATTTGGACCAGATCATCCAGGTGTGGCACTCATTTTGGGTAACCTGGGTGGGCTTGCCCATGACCGAACTGATTATGGCAAGGCTGAGGAACTCTTTCACCAGACTCTGGTGATTGAAGAAAAAGTCTATGGTGTTGACCATCCGTTTGTGCTGAATACCCTCAACAATCTGGCATCAGCGTCCCTGAATCAGAAAAAATATGATCAGGCTGAAGCGCTGTACCTGCGTATTCTGGCTGCCCGTGAAAAAGGATTAGGCCCTGACCATCCGGATGTGGCCTGGGTTCTGGCCAGTCTCGCTGTGGTGTATGATCAGCAAGGACTTTATGACAAAGCTGAGATGTTCCTTCGCCGTGCATTAAGTATTCGAGAAAAGGTCTTTGAGGCTGATCATCCTGATATTGCCCAAAGTTATTACCATCTTGGGCGTTTGTATAAAGACAAAGGTGATCTGAAGCAGGCGGAAAACTATTATCAACAGGCACTGGGAATGCAGGAGAAAAGCTTAGGGCCGACGCATCCACAACTCATGGATACACTTGAGGACCTTTCCAGAGTTTCCCAGGCAACAAACAATCTCAATCAGGTACTCAGCTACAAGATTCGAACCCATGAGATCATCGAACTTGACTGGCGACGGAACCTGCTCAGTGGTTCTGAGCGCCAGAAATTACTCTATGTAAACAAGACACTGGTCCATTTTGAGCGACTGATTGACCTGCAAGTACAATCACTACCACAGCACCTGCCAGCGCTCCGGGCCGCGATGCTGGCAGTGTTAAGACGCAAGGGACGGGTTCTGGATGCGATGACCTTGAGTAGAGAGCACCTCCGGGCCCGCGCCACTCCGGCTGACCAGCACTTATTGGATCAGTTGATTGCCGCCAAAACGCAATTGTCCAATTTGGCCTTAAAAGGGCCTGGAAAAGAGGGCAATGATGTTCATCGGGCGAAGCTCAAAGAACTTGCAGACCAGATTGACCAACTCGAAGCCCAGGTGAGCCTTCTGAGTTTTGAATTTCGCGCCCAGTTTGAACCAATTACTATCGAGGCTGTTCAGGCCGCACTTCCGAAAGAGGCGGTTCTGGTCGAGTTTCTCACCTACCGTCCAGCCAATCTCAAACTCAGAGAGTACGAGCCTGCACGCTATATTGCCTATATTCTGACACCGAAAGGCGATCCGAAATGGGTGGATCTCGGGGACGCTGCTGTCATTGATGAACTGGTGATGAAGTTTCGCAGCGCACTGAGTGACCGCAGCCAAAAAGGAATTGCCCGGTTTGTCCCGCTTTCGCAGAAGCTGTACCAGATGGTTTTCAATCCAGTCGTAAAGCTGGCCGGTCAGCCGCAACGGTTCTTTCTGTCACCAGACGGAATGTTAAATGTATTGCCCTTTGCCGCGCTGATGAACCATCGCCAAAAGTATGTGGTTGAGCAGTTTAAATTGACCTATCTAACGAGTGGTCGTGATTTGTTGCATCTCAAGATCAAAGTTCCATCTCAAACGCCGCCATTACTGGTGGTTGATCCGGATTATGCCCACGGTCCAGGGCCGCAATTGCTCGGAGTAACCTATCCGCCGCTGGTTCGTCTCCCAGGAACTGCCCGCGAAGGCAAACGGGTCCAGCAGTATTTTAAAAACACCCAGCTTAAATCAGGAACTGACGCGACTGAACAGGCACTCAAAGCGGTGGATCGTCCGTTGCTCCTGCATATTGCCACGCATGGTTCATTTTTGAGCGATGTGGCCCCACCGACCGTCGAACCTGAATCCCAACGAAATTTGACGCCGGTTGGGTCAGGTTTGGATATGGACCAGGTACGGAACACTCATTCGCTGTTGCGGTCTTACCTGTTTTTTGCCGGTGCCAACGCCCCCAGCACCAGTGACAATGACGGCACCTTGACCGCCCTGGAAGCCGCCAACCTCAATTTGTGGGGCACCAGACTGGTCGTACTCTCGGCCTGTGACACCGGCGTGGGCGATGTCAAAACCGGCGAAGGCGTGTATGGACTCCGGCGGGCGCTCGTCCTGGCCGGGAGCGAATCGCAAATGATGAGTCTGTGGCCAGTTTCCGATCAAGGGACGCAGGTTTTGATGACCGAATATTACCGCCGTCTGAAAGCCAGCGAGGGCCGTAGTGATGCGCTCCAAAACACGCAACTGTGGATGCTCAAAAATCCCCGCTGGAAACATCCGTTTTACTGGGCGTCATTTATCCAATCCGGCGAGTGGAAACCGCTGTCGGAATGA
- a CDS encoding NUDIX domain-containing protein, which translates to MKQGIDYIGVGVGAVIVNHDGQVFLARRGPLAKNERGCWEFPGGSVEFGERLTDALVREMREEFGIELAVGPLLDVVDHLLADEGQHWVSPTYICQIVAGEPRICEPGKCSEIGWFALDQFPSESELSLITRENLRHYRIWVNQVPLQPA; encoded by the coding sequence ATGAAACAGGGAATTGATTACATCGGCGTCGGCGTCGGGGCCGTGATCGTCAATCACGATGGCCAGGTTTTTCTGGCGCGGCGCGGTCCACTCGCCAAAAACGAACGTGGTTGCTGGGAATTCCCCGGCGGCTCGGTCGAATTCGGTGAACGTCTCACTGATGCCCTGGTGCGCGAAATGCGCGAGGAGTTCGGCATCGAACTCGCCGTTGGGCCATTGCTCGATGTGGTGGACCATCTGTTGGCGGACGAAGGCCAACACTGGGTTTCGCCGACCTACATTTGCCAAATTGTTGCCGGCGAGCCACGCATCTGTGAGCCGGGTAAATGCAGCGAAATCGGCTGGTTTGCCCTGGATCAGTTTCCCTCAGAATCAGAACTCTCGCTCATCACTCGCGAAAATCTCCGGCACTATCGGATTTGGGTAAATCAAGTCCCTCTTCAACCGGCGTGA
- a CDS encoding SpoIIE family protein phosphatase, translating into MYSADPSPAFIDFPAVDTLSTEIKFQLIQEITHKISTSLDIDEILNLIIDAVRSFVRYDAAAIYIVESKSNEKRMQALVHRAYDVSRTNMLRLKFGEGLVGWVIKNSRGVIIPDVRKDSRYIEADPQTRSEIVAPIISNGKVIGAFNLESHSETTYTERDLDMLMFFAGTAAISIEKAFLHQERLEKKRLESELGIARQVQLSLLPDRDPVIPGFDISGANFPTEEVSGDSFDFISFPNQQLGICIADVSGKGIPAALIMASFRASLRAQVRNDYAIRSIFRKVNYLLWESVTGAQYVTAIYGVLDPFSHRFTYADAGHNPMILLRADNTHLELSCGNTVLGMFEDIDYRECNRRLKPGEIVILYTDGVTEAARDGVELGPQGLINIVKELRHLPAREIVHQIYEAVRKYAQQSVLDDDLTVVIIKVLEE; encoded by the coding sequence ATGTACTCTGCCGATCCATCGCCTGCATTTATTGATTTTCCAGCCGTTGACACGCTTTCGACGGAGATCAAATTCCAGCTTATTCAGGAAATTACTCACAAAATCAGCACATCGCTCGATATTGACGAAATTCTGAACCTGATTATTGATGCCGTGCGCTCGTTTGTCCGTTATGACGCCGCCGCAATCTACATTGTCGAAAGCAAATCCAATGAAAAGCGAATGCAGGCGCTGGTTCATCGAGCCTATGACGTCTCGCGAACCAACATGCTGCGGCTGAAATTTGGCGAAGGGCTAGTCGGCTGGGTCATCAAAAACAGCCGGGGCGTGATTATCCCAGATGTTCGCAAAGACAGCCGCTATATCGAAGCCGATCCTCAGACACGCTCTGAAATCGTGGCCCCGATCATTTCAAACGGCAAAGTCATCGGTGCTTTTAACCTGGAAAGCCACTCGGAAACCACCTACACCGAACGCGACCTGGATATGCTGATGTTTTTTGCCGGAACGGCTGCCATTTCAATTGAAAAAGCCTTTCTGCACCAGGAACGTCTTGAAAAGAAACGACTTGAAAGCGAGCTTGGGATTGCCCGCCAGGTTCAATTGAGCTTGCTGCCAGATCGGGATCCAGTGATTCCTGGGTTCGATATTTCTGGCGCCAATTTCCCAACCGAAGAAGTCAGTGGCGACTCATTTGACTTTATCTCATTTCCCAATCAACAACTGGGGATCTGTATTGCCGACGTTTCGGGAAAAGGGATTCCAGCCGCCCTGATTATGGCCAGTTTTCGGGCTTCGCTCCGCGCCCAGGTCCGCAATGATTACGCCATTCGGAGTATCTTTCGAAAGGTGAACTATCTGCTCTGGGAAAGCGTGACCGGGGCCCAATATGTCACGGCGATTTACGGGGTGCTTGATCCGTTTTCGCATCGGTTTACTTACGCCGACGCCGGTCACAACCCGATGATTTTGCTGCGGGCCGACAACACACACCTGGAACTCTCGTGCGGAAACACGGTTCTGGGCATGTTTGAAGACATTGACTACCGTGAATGCAACCGCCGACTGAAGCCAGGAGAAATCGTGATTCTCTACACGGACGGTGTCACCGAAGCCGCTCGCGATGGTGTCGAGCTTGGCCCCCAGGGCTTGATCAACATCGTCAAAGAGTTGCGCCACCTGCCAGCCCGCGAAATAGTTCACCAAATTTATGAAGCCGTTCGCAAATATGCCCAGCAGTCGGTCCTTGACGACGATTTGACCGTCGTCATTATCAAGGTATTGGAAGAGTAG